The proteins below are encoded in one region of Sulfolobus sp. A20:
- a CDS encoding mannonate dehydratase → MQKLPRIRLAEILLESSPTPFWQILKQIGVEEATGILPRWYQDQRQWRIDEPWDYASLANYKRMVEDAGFKLTVIEDNPPMDKLIYGLPGKEEQKEYVFKLIENMGKLKIPIWCYNWMPTNWLRTRTALKGRGDAVVSGFDEEDLKNTPPPKYGKIDKPTLWRNLESFLKEILPVAEDANVKLAIHPDDPPIDEVRGTARIMNSVEAFERLITEFPSEYNGITFDHSIFSLIADDEVAVVSRFLEKGRVFFVHFREVIGNKRKFVEVFIDEGLTRQFMEIREYVKHGFYGPFRVDHTPTLLGDTTQLSMPGYSILGRIHAIGYLQGLFRAAIESLGTNYEYK, encoded by the coding sequence ATGCAGAAGCTTCCTAGGATTAGGCTTGCAGAAATACTTCTTGAAAGTTCTCCTACCCCTTTTTGGCAAATTTTAAAACAAATCGGTGTCGAAGAAGCCACAGGTATTTTACCTAGATGGTATCAAGACCAAAGACAGTGGAGAATTGATGAGCCTTGGGATTATGCTTCCTTAGCTAACTATAAGAGAATGGTTGAGGATGCCGGTTTTAAGTTAACCGTAATAGAGGATAATCCACCAATGGATAAACTGATTTATGGTTTACCGGGGAAAGAAGAGCAAAAGGAGTACGTTTTTAAACTTATTGAGAATATGGGGAAGCTAAAAATACCAATATGGTGCTACAACTGGATGCCTACAAATTGGCTCAGAACAAGGACTGCTTTAAAAGGAAGAGGTGATGCGGTAGTTTCTGGCTTTGATGAGGAGGATTTAAAAAATACTCCACCGCCCAAGTATGGAAAAATAGATAAACCTACTCTATGGAGAAATTTAGAGAGCTTTCTCAAAGAGATACTCCCAGTAGCTGAAGACGCAAATGTTAAATTAGCTATTCATCCAGATGATCCCCCAATTGATGAAGTGAGAGGAACAGCGAGAATTATGAATAGTGTAGAAGCTTTTGAAAGGCTAATAACAGAATTTCCTAGCGAGTATAATGGAATTACTTTTGATCATTCAATTTTTTCATTGATAGCAGATGATGAGGTTGCTGTAGTTAGTCGTTTCCTAGAAAAAGGTAGAGTATTCTTTGTGCATTTTAGAGAGGTCATAGGAAATAAGAGAAAGTTTGTTGAGGTTTTCATCGATGAAGGATTAACTAGGCAATTTATGGAGATTAGGGAGTACGTAAAACATGGATTTTACGGTCCATTTAGAGTAGACCACACTCCCACACTTTTGGGGGATACTACACAGTTATCAATGCCAGGGTATTCAATCTTGGGGAGGATACATGCTATTGGGTATCTTCAAGGACTTTTTAGAGCGGCAATAGAAAGTTTAGGAACTAATTATGAATATAAGTGA
- the glcS gene encoding glucose ABC transporter substrate-binding protein GlcS, translating to MKYSLVKGLSSTQIAIIVAVVVIIVVIGAVAGVLLTRKPTTTVVTTTVTSTITTSTTTPVVTTTSITQAKVNIVFYNWLGSVNQDAFNSFIPYFEKLYPNYMFQSYLVPGAGGVNAKYAILALIEAGKPPTTFQTHYGPEMISYVEAAPNGSYNFVNMTPIAQNMGLFKYVVPSVLEAGAYNGTLFSLPIDAGEGGLLYVNIKLLREYNLPLPTNLSALTYDTIQLYNHGIHPWIIPGGDGGWDQLNLWENIFLALGGPRLYNEMTYGTINFNNITVQKIINQTNYLFLNYSSYNYPGWQPMQWTQGIALLIQGQTAFQTNGDWVTDYAYDFLNTTIYPATEPYISWPNVSVVVEPFPSTQNYFALVVDSVAVPKSPYQNAGITLAETWASYQGQELWTKWKMIGYYTNDTDFYVTPAQWYNYERLLNTSPQDFVYQLSDGGVFDDVFAELDSGILTLAQVGNAGLSAWNSTLVSAMHEEESEWLAAAKLGLGYLGFPNHPFANYYPPWVKDPAAYGLKSSKSVNSDTSSLSLILILLGSTILATEVLINKKFISKEMITKLIKR from the coding sequence ATGAAATATAGTTTAGTTAAGGGTTTATCATCAACACAAATAGCCATAATTGTTGCTGTAGTAGTAATAATTGTAGTTATTGGGGCAGTAGCAGGAGTACTACTAACAAGAAAACCAACAACAACAGTAGTAACAACAACAGTAACAAGCACAATAACAACAAGCACAACAACACCAGTAGTGACAACAACAAGTATAACACAAGCTAAAGTAAATATAGTATTCTATAATTGGCTGGGTTCTGTAAATCAAGATGCATTTAATAGTTTTATCCCATATTTCGAGAAGTTGTATCCTAATTATATGTTTCAATCCTATTTAGTTCCAGGTGCTGGAGGAGTAAACGCAAAATATGCTATATTGGCATTAATAGAGGCTGGCAAACCTCCTACTACTTTTCAAACTCATTATGGTCCAGAAATGATTAGTTATGTTGAAGCTGCACCTAATGGATCATATAATTTTGTAAATATGACTCCTATAGCGCAAAACATGGGCTTATTTAAGTACGTAGTTCCTTCAGTGCTTGAGGCTGGAGCATATAATGGCACTTTATTTTCATTACCTATAGATGCAGGTGAAGGTGGACTTCTCTATGTCAATATTAAATTATTAAGGGAATATAACTTGCCATTACCTACCAACTTATCCGCTTTAACCTACGATACTATTCAATTATACAATCACGGAATTCACCCGTGGATAATACCTGGTGGGGACGGGGGATGGGACCAACTTAATCTGTGGGAGAATATATTTTTAGCATTAGGTGGACCTAGACTATATAACGAAATGACTTATGGTACTATAAATTTCAATAATATTACTGTACAAAAAATAATCAATCAGACCAACTACCTCTTCTTAAATTACAGTTCGTATAACTATCCTGGATGGCAGCCTATGCAATGGACTCAAGGCATTGCCTTATTAATCCAAGGACAAACAGCTTTTCAGACCAACGGTGACTGGGTAACAGATTATGCTTACGATTTTCTTAATACTACAATTTATCCTGCTACTGAGCCTTATATAAGTTGGCCTAATGTTTCTGTAGTAGTAGAACCTTTCCCAAGTACACAAAACTACTTCGCATTAGTAGTAGACTCTGTAGCGGTTCCTAAATCTCCTTATCAAAATGCCGGAATAACTTTAGCAGAGACTTGGGCATCATATCAAGGACAAGAATTATGGACTAAATGGAAAATGATAGGGTATTACACCAATGACACTGATTTTTATGTTACTCCTGCGCAATGGTACAATTATGAGAGGCTTCTAAACACTTCACCCCAAGACTTCGTATATCAATTATCTGATGGTGGAGTATTTGATGACGTCTTTGCTGAATTAGATAGTGGAATTTTAACTCTAGCTCAAGTTGGTAATGCAGGTTTATCAGCTTGGAACTCAACACTAGTCTCAGCAATGCATGAAGAGGAGAGTGAATGGCTAGCGGCAGCAAAACTAGGCTTAGGATACTTAGGATTTCCAAACCATCCATTTGCAAACTATTATCCACCATGGGTTAAAGATCCAGCAGCATATGGGTTAAAGAGTAGTAAAAGCGTAAATAGTGATACATCAAGCTTATCATTAATACTAATACTATTAGGCTCAACAATATTGGCAACTGAAGTATTAATAAACAAAAAATTCATAAGCAAGGAAATGATCACCAAACTAATTAAAAGATAA
- a CDS encoding helix-turn-helix domain-containing protein: protein MKSKNDLRDQEYYLYRLELSHDDCWSYHINGEYIDSLIGFYSYGEHLEAFRIAKVERNNIIDGSFMSKSFREKFGIKTVTIRKLNKNLYLLHMIVPYEYSSIVKLYRSGINDFSQLVINNHEIFYFISNDIVVKNLITVLTADDNLRVLDIRRTSLTVDNLFSLMPLRLVPVLLFTRRERDIVLKALNGGYFEIPRKISLDELCKEIGISKTEVTMLIRNSIKKLLNSMFHTVF from the coding sequence ATGAAAAGTAAAAATGATTTGAGAGATCAAGAATACTATTTGTATAGATTAGAATTAAGTCATGATGATTGCTGGAGCTATCACATTAATGGCGAGTACATTGATTCGTTAATTGGATTTTATAGTTATGGTGAACATCTTGAGGCATTTAGAATAGCTAAAGTTGAACGAAATAATATAATAGATGGGTCATTTATGAGTAAAAGTTTCAGAGAAAAGTTTGGGATAAAAACCGTTACGATAAGAAAGCTTAATAAGAATCTATATCTTCTTCACATGATAGTTCCTTATGAGTACTCATCTATAGTCAAGCTTTATAGGAGTGGGATAAATGATTTCTCTCAATTAGTTATTAACAATCATGAAATATTTTATTTTATCTCAAATGATATAGTGGTTAAAAACTTAATTACAGTATTAACTGCAGATGATAATTTAAGAGTATTAGATATTAGAAGAACTAGTCTCACTGTTGACAATTTATTCTCATTAATGCCTTTACGTCTTGTTCCTGTCTTACTATTTACAAGAAGAGAAAGGGATATAGTATTAAAAGCATTAAATGGTGGTTATTTTGAAATTCCCAGAAAAATATCTTTAGATGAACTATGTAAAGAAATAGGGATAAGTAAAACCGAAGTAACGATGCTCATAAGAAATTCTATTAAAAAATTACTAAATAGCATGTTTCATACAGTATTTTAA
- a CDS encoding RraA family protein, which yields MIQDFEEVERKLYSAVISDILDDLGYRKHVMSACIKPLRNDMRIIGRALPILVKEVKEEPIEPYKIMLEAISNIKPNDVVVIVSESKNTALWGELFSNAAKIRGSRGAIIDGYNRDTHKILSINFPVFSCGALPLDSKGRAEAICYNCRVYSGEAIIEPGDLIFADLDGVVVIPKNIEDIVISKALEKAKKEDIVRTEILKGSSLSEMWKKYRVL from the coding sequence ATGATACAAGATTTTGAAGAAGTAGAGAGAAAATTATATTCTGCAGTTATTTCAGATATTCTAGATGATTTAGGATATAGAAAACATGTTATGAGCGCATGTATTAAGCCTTTAAGAAATGATATGAGGATTATTGGTAGAGCTTTACCTATACTTGTTAAAGAAGTTAAAGAGGAGCCTATTGAACCATATAAAATTATGCTAGAGGCAATAAGTAATATTAAGCCTAATGATGTTGTGGTTATAGTTTCAGAATCTAAGAATACTGCGTTATGGGGGGAATTATTTTCTAATGCTGCAAAGATCAGAGGAAGTAGGGGAGCTATAATAGATGGCTATAATAGGGATACACATAAGATACTTTCCATCAATTTTCCAGTGTTCTCTTGTGGCGCGCTTCCCTTAGATTCAAAAGGCAGAGCAGAAGCAATTTGTTATAACTGTAGGGTATACTCTGGTGAAGCTATTATAGAACCTGGTGACCTAATATTTGCAGATCTTGATGGGGTAGTTGTTATTCCTAAAAATATAGAGGATATCGTTATATCTAAGGCTTTAGAAAAAGCCAAAAAGGAAGATATAGTAAGAACCGAAATTCTTAAGGGAAGTTCGTTATCAGAAATGTGGAAAAAATATAGAGTATTATAA
- the glcV gene encoding glucose ABC transporter ATP-binding protein GlcV, with translation MVRIVARSISKVFKRGSVVALDNVSLVVESGSRFGVLGPSGAGKTTFMRIVAGLDVPSSGELLFDDRVVASNGRLVVPPEDRRIGMVFQTWALYPNLTAFENIAFPLTNMRLSRGEIRRRVEEVAEILDISHVLGHYPRELSGGQQQRVALARALVKNPSLLLLDEPFSNLDARMRDSARALVKDVQGRLGVTLLIVSHDPADIFSIADSVGVLVKGRLVQVGKPEDVYNNPVSVEVASLIGEINELEGKVTDEGVVVGSLKFPFVGGYSGDRVVVGVRPEDVKLAKDVLSLDDWVLVGKGRVKVVGYQGGMFRITVMPIEGSDEIVTYVDHPLRSDEEVLIYVRKNSIKIFK, from the coding sequence TTGGTTAGGATTGTTGCTAGGAGTATTAGTAAGGTTTTTAAGAGGGGTTCTGTTGTTGCTTTGGATAATGTTAGTTTGGTTGTTGAGAGTGGTTCTAGGTTTGGTGTTTTGGGTCCTAGTGGTGCTGGTAAGACTACTTTTATGAGGATTGTTGCTGGTTTGGATGTTCCTTCTAGTGGTGAGCTTTTGTTTGATGATAGGGTTGTTGCTTCTAATGGTAGGCTTGTTGTTCCCCCTGAGGATAGGAGGATTGGTATGGTTTTTCAGACTTGGGCTTTGTATCCTAATCTTACTGCTTTTGAGAATATTGCTTTTCCTTTGACTAATATGAGGCTTAGTAGGGGTGAGATTAGGAGGAGGGTTGAGGAGGTTGCTGAGATTTTGGATATTTCTCATGTTTTGGGTCATTATCCTAGGGAGTTGTCTGGTGGTCAGCAGCAGAGGGTTGCTTTGGCTAGGGCTTTGGTTAAGAATCCTTCTTTGCTTTTGTTGGATGAGCCTTTTAGTAATTTGGATGCTAGGATGAGGGATAGTGCTAGGGCTTTGGTTAAGGATGTTCAAGGGAGGTTGGGGGTTACTTTGCTTATTGTTAGTCATGATCCTGCTGATATTTTTTCTATTGCTGATAGTGTTGGTGTTTTGGTTAAGGGTAGGCTTGTTCAAGTTGGTAAGCCTGAGGATGTTTATAATAATCCTGTCTCTGTTGAGGTTGCTAGTTTGATTGGTGAGATTAATGAGTTGGAGGGTAAGGTTACTGATGAGGGTGTTGTTGTTGGTAGTTTGAAGTTTCCTTTTGTTGGTGGTTATAGTGGGGATAGGGTTGTTGTTGGTGTTAGGCCAGAGGATGTTAAGTTGGCTAAGGATGTTTTGAGTTTGGATGATTGGGTTTTGGTTGGTAAGGGTAGGGTTAAGGTTGTTGGTTATCAAGGTGGTATGTTTAGGATTACTGTTATGCCTATTGAGGGTAGTGATGAGATTGTTACTTATGTTGATCATCCTTTGAGGAGTGATGAAGAAGTTTTAATATATGTTAGGAAAAATTCAATAAAAATATTCAAATAA
- a CDS encoding SDR family oxidoreductase: MDLNIKNKVVIVTGGSQGIGKGIVNVLMNEGVNVIIFDKKEPSMNVEYISTDVSKKEEVIKGIDYIITKYGRIDAIVNNAGIEIYGSVHETSEEDWDKIINVNVKGPFLMSKYSIPYMLKQGKGVIVNVASIQAFATQRRVAAYTTSKHALLGLTRSIAVDYAPIIRAVAICPGSIRTPLLEWAAEEEVGKEHIEEKIREWGEAYPMRRVGEPEEIGYLTAFLISDLASFINGVCVTIDGGLTALIPLSSPKK, encoded by the coding sequence ATGGACCTAAATATTAAAAATAAAGTTGTAATCGTAACTGGAGGATCCCAGGGTATAGGTAAGGGAATTGTTAATGTTCTTATGAACGAAGGTGTAAATGTAATAATTTTTGATAAAAAAGAGCCTTCCATGAATGTCGAGTATATTAGCACTGATGTTTCAAAAAAGGAAGAAGTTATTAAGGGAATAGATTATATTATCACAAAATATGGCAGGATTGACGCAATAGTCAATAACGCTGGTATAGAAATTTATGGTTCAGTTCATGAAACAAGTGAAGAGGATTGGGATAAAATAATTAATGTCAATGTGAAAGGCCCCTTCTTAATGTCTAAGTATTCTATACCGTATATGTTAAAGCAAGGTAAAGGTGTAATAGTTAACGTAGCATCAATACAAGCTTTTGCAACTCAACGCAGAGTTGCCGCTTATACTACTAGCAAACATGCATTATTAGGCTTAACTAGAAGTATTGCAGTTGATTACGCCCCTATAATTAGAGCTGTCGCAATATGTCCGGGATCCATAAGAACACCATTGTTAGAGTGGGCAGCGGAAGAAGAAGTAGGCAAAGAACATATAGAGGAAAAAATAAGAGAGTGGGGCGAAGCATATCCTATGAGAAGGGTTGGAGAACCTGAGGAAATTGGATATCTTACAGCATTCTTAATTTCTGATCTTGCCTCATTTATAAACGGGGTTTGTGTAACAATTGATGGTGGATTAACAGCACTAATCCCATTAAGTAGCCCAAAGAAATAG
- a CDS encoding mandelate racemase/muconate lactonizing enzyme family protein, which yields MELKITDFKVFTAQANFEWTFVKVYSKDLYGVGEAGPAPGLKGMESEFKQLLLGEDAFKINRIEQKLRYATLYSGSTTHHLVAGTIIAIYDLITKYLNIPLYKFLGGDRDEIRVYADAHAGNGLEAINSLLLPVSLCDNKHAEIRSNIPISGRLTEDKWEKEYSVEAFVKRAKDLVNEGYTAIKFDLDIPTPYLNLGRIRVGDLSLKDIDFMIEIIKAIRDSIGNEIDLMVDLHWRYNLNTVLRLCKALSPYRLRWIEDPTPASIGLSNFDELRIIAERCNTPIAIGETLYSYQQFKDLIPSKILVWTPDIAKTGIIEGRRIIELASMYDIEFSPHNIGSPIATMATAHLSSLSNTLGAMEFHAHDLPFWNEIVRPKKRIIDHGFIKLNDEPGLGIDLDTDAAKKYWDDIDL from the coding sequence ATGGAGCTTAAGATAACTGATTTTAAGGTTTTTACGGCTCAAGCTAATTTTGAGTGGACTTTTGTTAAAGTGTATTCTAAAGACCTTTATGGTGTTGGTGAGGCTGGTCCAGCACCCGGATTAAAGGGAATGGAGAGTGAGTTCAAACAATTATTACTTGGAGAAGACGCCTTTAAGATTAATAGGATTGAACAGAAACTAAGATACGCTACATTATACTCAGGGAGCACAACACATCATTTAGTAGCAGGAACTATAATAGCAATTTATGACTTGATTACGAAATACTTGAATATCCCGTTATATAAGTTTTTAGGAGGAGATAGGGATGAAATTAGGGTATATGCTGATGCTCATGCTGGTAACGGATTAGAAGCGATTAATTCACTCTTATTACCAGTATCATTATGTGATAATAAACATGCAGAAATAAGATCTAATATCCCAATTAGCGGAAGACTTACAGAGGATAAGTGGGAGAAGGAGTATTCAGTCGAAGCCTTCGTAAAAAGAGCTAAAGATCTAGTTAATGAAGGATATACCGCGATAAAATTTGATTTAGACATACCTACTCCTTACTTAAATTTAGGGAGAATTAGAGTTGGCGATCTATCACTTAAGGATATTGATTTTATGATTGAAATAATTAAGGCTATAAGAGATAGTATAGGTAACGAAATAGATTTAATGGTAGATTTGCATTGGAGATATAACTTGAATACTGTATTAAGGTTATGTAAGGCTCTTAGCCCATATAGGCTTAGATGGATAGAAGACCCTACTCCTGCTAGCATAGGCTTAAGTAATTTTGATGAATTAAGAATTATTGCAGAGCGATGTAATACTCCTATAGCTATAGGAGAAACCCTTTACTCTTATCAGCAATTTAAAGATCTTATTCCATCAAAGATTCTAGTTTGGACACCTGATATAGCGAAAACGGGAATTATTGAAGGAAGAAGAATAATTGAGTTAGCGTCCATGTACGATATTGAATTTTCCCCTCATAATATAGGTTCTCCCATAGCTACTATGGCAACAGCACATTTATCATCATTATCGAATACTCTTGGAGCAATGGAATTTCATGCTCATGATCTTCCTTTTTGGAATGAAATAGTAAGGCCTAAAAAAAGAATAATTGATCATGGTTTTATTAAGTTAAATGATGAACCAGGTTTAGGTATTGACTTAGATACTGACGCAGCTAAAAAATATTGGGATGATATAGATCTTTAA
- a CDS encoding helix-turn-helix domain-containing protein, producing MIARLNVALEHYGDWSLLTRSFDVIVTSRYFYPYKEKGYSLEVIRVEGKKDEIRDFIKKLNKSSNIKKVINIIKINNIQYDIIFLGDYEEMVKYVFLERNGILRKSVVKDGLKIFDVYFIRYNKTQVENIYDILRDKGRILRFNINKNDKNKLKTLSENDYLTPNEKLLLEFAYKNGFFDTPRKIDLDHIAKNFKLSKTTANFHIRNGIKKILKNAFSDDDII from the coding sequence ATGATAGCTAGATTAAATGTAGCTCTTGAGCACTATGGAGATTGGAGTTTACTCACTAGAAGCTTTGATGTTATAGTAACTTCGAGATACTTTTATCCGTATAAAGAAAAGGGATATAGCTTAGAAGTGATTAGAGTTGAAGGCAAAAAAGACGAAATTAGAGATTTTATCAAAAAATTAAATAAATCTAGTAATATAAAGAAAGTAATAAATATAATTAAAATAAATAATATTCAATATGATATAATATTCTTAGGAGATTACGAGGAAATGGTAAAGTATGTATTTCTTGAGAGAAACGGGATATTAAGGAAGTCTGTTGTTAAAGATGGATTAAAAATATTTGACGTATATTTTATAAGATATAATAAAACTCAAGTAGAAAATATATATGATATTCTTAGAGATAAGGGAAGAATACTGAGGTTTAACATAAATAAAAATGATAAAAATAAATTAAAAACATTAAGTGAAAATGATTATTTAACACCAAATGAAAAATTGTTGCTGGAATTCGCTTACAAAAATGGTTTTTTCGATACCCCTCGGAAGATAGACCTAGATCACATAGCTAAAAACTTTAAACTTAGCAAAACTACTGCTAATTTCCATATTCGGAATGGAATAAAGAAAATCTTGAAAAATGCCTTTTCAGATGATGATATAATATAA
- the glcS gene encoding glucose ABC transporter substrate-binding protein GlcS produces MKYSLVKGLSSTQIAIIVAVVVIIVVIGAVAGVLLTRKPTTTVVTTTVTSTITTSTTTPVVTTSTTGPIVFYTWWATEGKVGLEHLVKAFQNTTGLQMQPYIVPGAGGTNAKYAIVALIEAGKPPAGFQTHFGPEMISYVEAAPNGVNSFVNVTPYAQQWGLFNNAVYEVLQAGTYNGTLLSVPLSVSRGSLIYVNAQLLREYNLPFPYNLSTLIYDTVQLANHGIHPWIIPGGDGGWDQFNLWEDIFLSLAGPQLYDEMIYGTINLNNATVQKLINETNYWFLNFTSYDYPGWQSMTWTQGLTLLVQGKVAFQANGNWLTGYAYDFLNTSAYPPLPQYINNTSITLIESPFPGTQNYYALVINSMGIPVGPQEQQALQLAHFWSSYQGQIAWAKWVGVSFYKNSTDFYNTPAQWYDYQQLINDSKNPQDFVYQLSDGGVFDDVFAQIDSGLLTLQQVGNAGLSAWNSTLVSAMHEEESEWLAAAKLGLGYLGFPNHPFANYYPPWVMNPMAYGLKSSKSVNVNAGILIISLLGGSVILLNEVIKREYLNVNFTFIKKC; encoded by the coding sequence ATGAAATATAGTTTAGTTAAGGGTTTATCATCAACACAAATAGCCATAATTGTTGCTGTAGTAGTAATAATTGTAGTTATTGGGGCAGTAGCAGGAGTACTACTAACAAGAAAACCAACAACAACAGTAGTAACAACAACAGTAACAAGCACAATAACAACAAGCACGACAACACCAGTAGTGACAACAAGCACAACAGGACCAATAGTATTCTACACATGGTGGGCAACAGAAGGAAAGGTTGGATTGGAACACCTAGTGAAAGCATTTCAAAATACTACTGGATTACAAATGCAACCCTATATTGTTCCTGGAGCTGGTGGGACAAACGCTAAATACGCAATAGTAGCTCTAATAGAGGCTGGAAAACCACCAGCGGGTTTTCAGACACATTTTGGTCCGGAAATGATTAGTTATGTTGAGGCTGCGCCTAATGGTGTAAATTCATTTGTTAACGTTACACCCTATGCCCAACAATGGGGACTATTCAACAATGCAGTATACGAAGTATTACAAGCAGGAACATATAACGGTACGCTGTTGTCAGTCCCCTTAAGTGTAAGTAGAGGATCTCTTATATATGTTAATGCTCAGTTATTAAGGGAGTATAATTTACCATTCCCCTACAATTTGAGTACACTAATTTATGATACAGTACAGTTGGCAAACCACGGAATTCACCCATGGATAATACCCGGTGGAGATGGGGGATGGGACCAATTCAACCTATGGGAAGACATATTCCTATCCCTAGCTGGACCACAATTATATGACGAAATGATATATGGAACCATAAACTTAAACAACGCTACAGTCCAAAAACTAATAAACGAGACCAACTACTGGTTCCTAAACTTCACATCCTACGATTACCCAGGATGGCAATCAATGACTTGGACACAAGGACTAACACTACTCGTACAAGGAAAAGTAGCATTCCAAGCAAATGGAAACTGGCTAACAGGCTACGCATATGACTTCCTAAACACATCAGCATACCCACCACTACCACAATACATAAACAACACAAGCATAACACTAATAGAATCCCCATTCCCAGGAACACAAAACTACTATGCACTAGTAATTAATTCAATGGGTATACCAGTAGGTCCTCAAGAACAACAAGCTCTACAACTAGCCCACTTCTGGTCATCATACCAAGGACAAATAGCATGGGCAAAATGGGTCGGTGTATCTTTCTATAAAAATTCCACAGACTTTTACAATACTCCTGCTCAATGGTATGATTATCAACAGTTGATAAATGATTCTAAGAATCCTCAAGACTTCGTATATCAATTATCTGATGGTGGAGTATTTGATGATGTTTTCGCACAAATAGACTCTGGATTACTAACACTACAACAAGTCGGTAATGCAGGTTTGTCAGCTTGGAACTCAACACTAGTCTCAGCGATGCATGAAGAGGAGAGTGAATGGCTAGCAGCAGCAAAACTAGGCTTAGGATACTTAGGATTTCCAAACCATCCATTCGCAAACTATTATCCACCATGGGTAATGAACCCAATGGCATATGGGTTAAAGAGTAGTAAAAGCGTAAATGTTAATGCCGGAATACTGATAATATCGTTATTAGGAGGATCTGTAATATTATTAAACGAAGTAATAAAGAGGGAATACTTAAATGTAAACTTTACCTTTATTAAAAAATGTTAA
- a CDS encoding MBL fold metallo-hydrolase → MNISDIMIELKEIDKGITLIATEYHDVDLNLLHVNRMDRRYLLDTSTSIQIESIINKIGELPDSAIISHAHLDHAGGSGYLSSKGVNVISHKITASLLSDNYSAIYSFFPNRFIKWIGEENGKSFVNLIKTELGSPKVSSTELPNDSEFKCFEAFGHVAGAIICKVGSVFFTGDEIQGSGIRGREETNSIPQISSIEEYLMTVYKLIKMRPDIIVPAHNYLPNNSRIIEGTDVDKFLYSSLYSALELIDIAESILDKPKTLGEFTDNLLAEYGIKRKVYPQALITAEAILNYLRKSEKLIIVREGEAELYLASR, encoded by the coding sequence ATGAATATAAGTGATATTATGATAGAGCTTAAGGAGATAGATAAAGGAATTACATTAATAGCTACCGAATATCATGACGTTGATCTTAATCTATTACATGTGAATAGAATGGATAGAAGATATTTACTCGATACCTCAACTTCTATACAGATAGAGTCAATAATAAATAAGATAGGAGAATTGCCAGATAGTGCAATCATATCTCATGCGCATCTGGATCATGCCGGTGGATCTGGATACTTATCAAGTAAAGGCGTCAACGTTATTTCACATAAAATAACAGCGTCGTTACTGTCAGACAATTACAGTGCTATTTATAGTTTCTTTCCAAATAGATTTATAAAATGGATCGGAGAAGAAAATGGTAAATCATTCGTTAACCTTATAAAGACGGAATTAGGATCGCCTAAAGTTTCTAGCACTGAGTTGCCTAACGATTCAGAATTCAAATGTTTTGAAGCTTTTGGTCACGTAGCGGGAGCAATAATATGTAAAGTAGGTAGTGTATTTTTTACTGGTGATGAAATTCAGGGTAGCGGGATCAGGGGTAGAGAGGAAACTAACTCTATACCACAAATCTCGTCAATAGAAGAATATTTGATGACAGTGTACAAGCTTATAAAAATGAGGCCAGATATTATAGTTCCAGCCCATAATTACTTGCCCAATAACTCAAGAATTATTGAGGGTACGGACGTAGATAAGTTTTTATACTCATCATTATATTCTGCACTCGAGCTCATAGACATAGCTGAATCAATTCTGGATAAACCTAAAACACTAGGAGAATTTACGGATAATTTATTAGCAGAATATGGGATAAAAAGAAAAGTATATCCGCAAGCATTAATTACGGCAGAGGCTATACTCAACTACTTACGTAAAAGCGAAAAATTGATAATAGTTAGAGAAGGTGAAGCGGAATTATATCTAGCGTCTAGGTAA